The DNA sequence ACAGGTAAACACGACAGTTTCCATGTGAGAATGCAAGGTGAATGTCCTTAACTACAATAAGCTTTAGTTGTAGCATCGCAATAGCTCAAGACAACCTTTTTCACATGCAAGTCAAAATCATTTCTACATCTGTGCTGCTTCAATCATCTCACCAAATGTTCTAGGACTTCTGGTTAATTGAAAACAACCGATGTAGCTAAACGCACATCCTATACTCTTAAAATATCTGGAACCACTTACCAAGGGAGAATGATTCTAATGAAACTCATGTCCACTCACCATTTCCGTCATAGCACTCTCTGCTAATCAGAATTTCAACAACTCATCTTATTGCATGCTACCTCATTAAAGCAGAGATAGAGAGTCCTGACGCAATCTAAATCAAGTTGTTCCTGATCCTAGTTTCCTACTTTTCCTAGATGTTTCAGCTTATACCCATCTTACAGCTatcaaatgaacaaaaaacattaataatagaatgcaaatgatataaggtGAAgccattaaataaaaataaaagctgATCTGAGGAAGATGGATATATAGCACGGCCACTCACAGGATCAATTGTACCATTCGGGAACAGTGAGTAGAATAAAAGTCCATCTCCTCTATGTGGCCTTACTTTTAGACCAACACATTTGCGGAAATCATAATTGGCATCCATGTTTTGCCCATTCTGTACATAAGAAAACATTGAGTAACAGCAAATTACAGCATATGAGGCACCCCACAGGTAGCACTGACACGAAGAATCTGGGACCTAGCAAACGGGCAAGGAGCTTACCTCAAAAGGGAACATGGTTTCACCCCCTTCTTCAACATCAGATAAATACAAGAGGAAAGAAGCAACCtgataaatttcaaacaaaagtGAGTTCACACAATTAAAGCATTACAAACTAACAAAAACTGCACATGTATAACCCCAAAAGTGTGGGACATTGACAGACTTAGAGAAAGTTATATGAAATCTTTGCATCAATGAACGGTTTAGATGTCATTTAGGAACCAAGAAGTATCAATGCAGAATAGCAAATTTGTGGAGGATAGGATCCAACTCATCAGAGTGATTCGTCTTTACccttatgaaattattaaatagtaaaagtgctaaaatgaaaaagaagaagaaaaagagatataACCATAAAATCTGGTATACTTAAGTTGATccaaaaaaaagtacaaaggAATTTcgtaaaaatttcatattgttACCACTCCGCAACACTGTTGTatgagaaatataaatatcattttcaaatttcttcgATCAAACTCCAGGTTCGTTGCCGTGAACCAAAGGTAGAAAAAAGGTAAGACAGTATCATATGACATGTTGCCTAAAGGTTATCGGCAGTCTCATGTCATTGATTGTTCTATACAACCACCCCTATATTTCAACTTTCTGCACACTAggctataatttataactgaCTGTTAAAATGCCATAACAATAATCTAATATTAGGATCCTGTTACCCTTTGGCTCTTCTGCGGACCATACTCGGCAGGATTGAAAGCATCATAATGCGAATGATATCTCTGTCCAATCTCATAGCGCAAGACATTGAAGGCCTACAAGACAATTATAGACATCAcagaaatttattgaattaagaAGATATCATAAGTTAAACAAGTCAAGTCAAACCAAGTCATACAAGTCCAAGCAGCAATATCATCTCCTGGACCAGCACACAGTAATTGCtcaaacagaaagaaaaagaatgggTTTGAAGAACTTCAAAATCTTGATTGATCGTGTTGGTTGAAACTAAAATGTATTCCAGGTTTCATATTGCCCATTGTACACAACAACCATCGCAGTGCAAATTCAAATCTAAGTACGATGCAAGAAAACCATTCTGGGTACAGTATTATACCATGTGGAAATAGAGGTTGTTGCTTTGATGACTGATGAGTAGCAAAATATTTGGTGAAAAGTGCAGAATAGCATTTGGGTTACTAGCACAATCACACATTTATGATATTGGAAAGATATTCCCCATGACATCCAAGATTGATGTTTCATGGTAACTCTACAAGCTAAACTTGCTACCCATCAAATATATTGTTCTCAAGCATAAATCATTTGACAGGAAATCCTAGTATAAGAAACTGCTAGCAAGCTTATTAATTTCATCCCCGTCTGTTACAAGGTGTTAGATGATTTTACAGGCTGATATCTGATAGGGGagtgcattttattttattgttgaagCTAGCATTCAAGGGCATACATATGAGcctatacatattttttaagtttgagtGCCAAAAAGGCATCATATTTTTGGCATATCATAAAGATGAACTCACTACCATAAATACAAGTCAAGTGgagatgaaaagaaaaacagctTNNNNNNNNNNNNNNNNNNNNNNNNNNNNNNNNNNNNNNNNNNNNNNNNNNNNNNNNNNNNNNNNNNNNNNNNNNNNNNNNNNNNNNNNNNNNNNNNNNNNNNNNNNNNNNNNNCCATGAGTCTTGGGAAGCATTGTCACTTTGGCAATTTTTGACTCAATCCGATCCAGGATTCCAGTTCTGTCTTCAGATGCACTAATAAACATGCCAGAACTAATAGGAAAATGATAGTACAAAGCATAAATTAACATCTGATACTTGGAAGGAAATCAAACAGAAAATTGAAAGGATTAATAAAGATTACAGACTCCATGCAATCAGTAATCACCTCGTCCTAATTCCTTGGGTATTTTCTGCTGTTTCACCCTTGCGTAGAGCCAAGGATGATGGTTTGAGGTGAACCTTTGCCATTTTAATAATGCTTTGGCATTGTTCTGCAGTAGCAAAATTTGGGAAGTATAATGCCCTGGGATTCCAGCTAAGAACCTACATAGAGAACCAAAGTAACAAAACTTTTGTgtgaaaacagaaaaacaaagtagtataacaaaaataatagttgAAATCATTTACAAGCATCATACTGGACATGTACAATCCAGTAATGACATGTTCATTAAGGTTTGAGGTCCAAGCACTCACTCAAAGCAATGGTCAGAAGTCttaggttaaataatttgttggaAAACTAAGCCCATTAAACAGAGTCTAATTAATGAAAGTTCCAAATAGCCAAGACCATAGCGCAGCATCAGCAGGAGGGACTGTCAATAAAAGAAGATAGCACTTAGCATTTGTGGCACCAGGATAAAGCACAAAACGCCAAGAATTAGTGGATTGGTTGACAGCAAACTGACAAATATCTATTTACCTTTTTCCCATAGGATTAAATGCCACAACCCACATAAGTTTCGCCACATcacacaattaattaagttcTATCCTCTAATAAGACCCAGTAATACTGGAAACACAATGGACACAATGCCGTCCGATGCAATATCCAAGCAAATAAACAGAGTTGGTTCAAACTCCGTCGCAAATACATACCTGAAAGGGGATCGCCTCCACAGACCCTTCGCCGGTGTCTCCACGTGGCAGCGCCTCGAATTCTAATTTCCTCTCTTCCGCCATTTCCCGCATCCGCGGCCTTAAATTACTCGGCATCTCCTGCCGTACACACTGAACTAATGACTATTGcctaaacacacacacacacacacacacatatatacacacctaaaaatatagatataagacctatacaacaaaaaagaCCTACAAATATGCACACAATCATGATCTACATctcctttattttctttaatgtaaACAAACCTGCTGAAACAAAAGCGATGAACCAAAAAACCCggcaaaaaagaagaagaggcaCAACAGGAAAATCGAGGGCAACCCTAGGCCGCTCCAACTTCCTCCACCGATTTTACTTCCTTTGATCCTCATCTTCCTCCTGCGTGATCAATGGAGAGTAATTgatcttcaaatttttgtttaaaattgattgattattCAGGTGctataaacaaaaaagaggaGAGTGGTAGACTGGTAGTAGTATTAGTAAAATGGCAGGAAGAAAGGAATGGAAATGGAGCAAATCTATACAACAAAGACTTTCGTACGCGGCGGGAATTCTTTTCCTTCCCTCCGACTCAGCTTACTTAAAATCTATGAGTTGGATTTTTCGTATTCATAATTCATATTGCCTTTGCTTTGCACCTTCCCATTttacaaacataatattatgatcaaaatactgacataattacatttacaattCTAATTTATGGTCCCactatgtaaattatttttgctttctatataattatataaatcactcttaacattaaaaaaataaaaatattttgtataatgatATCGACATTTTTTATGTGgaatgtatgtataattttttaaaaattaaaaataattatataaatgatgttgacatttttttataaaagtatatgtaattaattaaacgacaaaattaatttgtatgaaCAGATCGTagatttgtaaatataattatccctataacATAAATTTGACAGAAGTTGAAAAGTAACAAAATTggttaataattcaatttactttgatgtgattaaatttttttatttaggataattacaatgaacttttttttttatagtatgtaatttttatacacatttaaattcaaaatttattcaatatattaatcgagataaaaaaatccaaaaaactACTATAAAAGTACATTAACTTATATTTGTGAGTCTTaaactcataatattttgattgtgAAGCATCCaatcttattaataaataaatattaaataatatatattatttcatttgcaTTTGTATGCGCTTAAAGTAAACATTTgatttagaatattaaaaaaaaaacatgttttttgcttttttaacATTGAAGAAGAATTTTGCATAGATGTGATGTGAAATAATTGCAGGTTAGGAAGTTGATTGGATTATGATTTGGTGTGATATGGTGCAGTGTACGTGGGGCGCAGTTAGGCAAATCAAATTACATGAAATGAAACTGTTTGCGAATTGTGGGTAATTGATTGGTTAATACAGGTGGCCTCCATTATTGTGGTGACATTTGATTCTTTCACTAAGTCACTGTGATTTGATGTGTTCAAATTCGAAACTCCGGACGATTTGATGTGCAACTCATCAACATACATTTCATTTCCATCTCATAATTCCAACATAGAAAGAGAGATGGGAGAAGATGAATCCCACCTAATCTTATACAAGAATTTCTCAtggtttttgaatttaaattttgagtattttattttatttgatgaagatagaaaagaaaaacaaaaataaacaaatatatattaaaaataatatatatttgaatttatttttacaataatttaaaataaatattatatgtttgatattatgttttgaaagacaaaaattattatttattgtaaaatcatatttcttttatatatatatatgtttatgttcaatattgtattttttaaaaacaaaaaaatccattcatcagattatgcattttttatattatatttatatatgtgtgtctttatatatattatatataaaaagtccaaaacaaaaattaacacaaataaggtgtaaaaaaaaaattgacgaaCATTGAATATGTTTGGACTCATATCGGAAATCCTCCAAAAATGATACCAAACAAAGCCTACACTCACTGCCTCCAACGTCTCCAAGTTTATACAACACCTCACCTTTAGAAATCTGATGTTGCTGAACTCCACATTGGCATAgtgaaacaaacaaaaagcGGATTCGTCCAAGGATTGGATCAACATCTCATGATTTCCAGGTGTAAACAAGGTCCCGATGGTATACAGTTTACAATATACTGTTCAGTCTGGAAACGACATCATTCTTTTTTACTGTTGACACTGCATCGCATTGGAGAATATTGGACGGAAACCAAACCATGCAGACACCGCATTTTGGTCAGTGTCTTCTCCAAGATAATGTTAAGCAAAAACATGATGATTATGGGTAGCTGCTCTGTCAACGGTGAATTGGTGAAGCCGCAGCTTGGCAAGAAACTAGGATcccataaaatatacaaaaatccCGCTCGGCTGGTTTCACTTATCATCAGATTCAACGTTATCAAACATCTCATCATCCTTCATGTACTTCTCCTGCACAGCCGCGACTGTGAACTGCTGTGTCAAGGAAAACCGATTGAATCCATTCAACTGATCAGATTTAAGAATATAAAACTCCAACAGGCAATGTTTGGATCAGAAAAATCAATAGGATAAAAGGATATCTATAATAGTCCCAATCGACGGGGCCAACAGCGATTTTGCTGAATTCAACTGCACTTGCGTCTATGCCCGCAAATATATATCCATTGC is a window from the Sesamum indicum cultivar Zhongzhi No. 13 linkage group LG15, S_indicum_v1.0, whole genome shotgun sequence genome containing:
- the LOC105177779 gene encoding probable prolyl 4-hydroxylase 9 isoform X1; the protein is MRIKGSKIGGGSWSGLGLPSIFLLCLFFFFAGFFGSSLLFQQEMPSNLRPRMREMAEERKLEFEALPRGDTGEGSVEAIPFQVLSWNPRALYFPNFATAEQCQSIIKMAKVHLKPSSLALRKGETAENTQGIRTSSGMFISASEDRTGILDRIESKIAKVTMLPKTHGXAFNVLRYEIGQRYHSHYDAFNPAEYGPQKSQRVASFLLYLSDVEEGGETMFPFENGQNMDANYDFRKCVGLKVRPHRGDGLLFYSLFPNGTIDPTSLHGSCPVIKGEKWVATKWIRDQEQDDEY
- the LOC105177779 gene encoding probable prolyl 4-hydroxylase 9 isoform X2; this translates as MRIKGSKIGGGSWSGLGLPSIFLLCLFFFFAGFFGSSLLFQQMPSNLRPRMREMAEERKLEFEALPRGDTGEGSVEAIPFQVLSWNPRALYFPNFATAEQCQSIIKMAKVHLKPSSLALRKGETAENTQGIRTSSGMFISASEDRTGILDRIESKIAKVTMLPKTHGXAFNVLRYEIGQRYHSHYDAFNPAEYGPQKSQRVASFLLYLSDVEEGGETMFPFENGQNMDANYDFRKCVGLKVRPHRGDGLLFYSLFPNGTIDPTSLHGSCPVIKGEKWVATKWIRDQEQDDEY